AGTGGTACAAGCAGTTTGGACGTCCGGACAATCCCAAGAGCATCGGCACCAAGCTGTTCTCGGTGTGCGGCAACATCAGCCGTCCGGGCAACTACGAAGTAGCGCTCGGGTTTCCGTTCAAGGATTTTCTATACGATCTCTGCGGTGGCCCGCTCGAAGGTCGTGAGATCAAGGCCGTGATTCCCGGCGGTTCGTCGGTGCCGATCCTCACGCGTGAGGAGGCGGAAGGCGCGGTTATGGACTATGAAGGAATGGTCGCGGCTGGGACCATGCTGGGCTCCGGCGGCGTGATCGTCTTCGACGATCGACAGGACATGGTGCGCCAGATCGCGCGCCTCACCCGGTTCTACGCGCACGAGAGCTGCGCCCAGTGCACGCAGTGCCGCGAGGGAACGGCGTGGATCACGCGCATCATGGAGCGCATCCGCGACGGGCAAGGCACGGCCGAGGATCTCGATACGCTGGTCGCCATTTCTGACGGCATGAGCGGCAAGACGATCTGTGTGTTGAGCGATTCCTGCGCGACGCCCGTGATGTCCGGTCTCAAGAAGTTCCGACACGAATTCGAGGCGAAGATCGCCGCGAACAAGTCGGTGGTCACCGTACCGGGGGCGTTCCGCGCCTCCGCCGCGTGAGGAACTGATGGCTGATGTGAAGATGGTGTCGCTCACGATCGAGGGCCGCCCGGTCACCGTGCCGGACGGCATGTCGATTCTTGAAGCGGCCAAGACCGCCGGCGTGCTCATTCCGCACTATTGCTACCATCCGGGACTCCCGGTGGCTGGCGTGTGTCGCATGTGCCTCGTCGAAGTCGAAAAGTTTCCGAAGCTGGCGCCGGCGTGCGCCACGTCGGTCGGGGAAGGGCAGGTCGTGCACGTGCACTCCCCGAAGGCGCTCGAGGCCCGCAAGGGAGTGCTCGAGTTCCTGCTCATCAATCATCCGCTCGACTGTCCGATCTGCGACCAGGCCGGCGAATGCGAATTGCAGGACTACACGTTTGCCGAAGGACGCGCCGACTCCCGCTACCGTGAGCCGAAGCGTTTCAACCCGGTCGAGGATTTCGGCGGCGATGTGTTATACGTGCAGAATCGCTGCATTCTGTGCACGCGCTGCGTCCGCTTCATGTCGGATGTGGCGCAGGAGCCGGTGCTGAACGTCTCCGAGCGTGGCGATCGCGCGTTCATCGGCAAGGCTGAAGGGCATGATCTCACGAATCCGTGGGCCGGCAACGTTGTCGATCTCTGCCCCGTCGGGGCGCTGCTCTCGAAGGACTTCCTGAATCGCGCGCGGGCGTGGGAGCTTGATCGCGCACCCACCGTCTGCACGGGCTGTAGTCAGGGGTGCAACGCCGTCGCGGAGACGCGCGACAACGTGGTGGTGCGCCTCAAGCCGCGCGCCAATGATCAGGTCAACCAGTATTACATGTGCGAAGTTGGCCGTCAGGGGTATCGCGAGTTCAATCGACGGGATCGCGCCGATCAGCCGCTCGTACGTCGCGGGAACGCGCTGGCGATCGCCGAGTGGGACGACGCGATCGCCAGTGCGGCGCGCGCGCTATCGGGACGTCGACTCGTTGTGCTCGCGTCACCCAATCTTTCGAACGAAGCGTTGTTCCTGTTGGAGCGCATGCTCGTCGCCGTCGATGGTGCCGGGGTGTTTCGCCTTGAGCGTGGCGTCGAAGCGCCGCTCCCTGGAGCGCCGGATCTCGCGCTGCGGAACGAGCGTGCGGCGAACGCCACCGCGGCTCGCCTGCTCGGGTTCACCGAAACCGAGGCCGTGGGATCGTCGCTGGGCGACGGTGACGCATTGCTGATCGTCGGTGATCAACTCGACGGGATCGGCTCGGCAGACCTCGACCGGGCATCGTCGATCGTGTACGTGGGCACGGCACTGCCGGCGTCGCTCGAAGCGCGCGCGGTGGTCGTGTTGCCCATAACGAACATCGTGGAAGAAGAGGGCACGCTGACGAACCTGCGGGGACGCGTCCAGCGCTTCCTGCAGGCCAAGGCCGCACCCGGTGTGGCGCGTCCCACGTGGTACGTGCTCGCTGACCTGCTTGCCGCGGTCGGTGGCGACGGACGCTTCTTTATGCCGGCCGAGGTGTTCGCGGCCCTTGCTGCCACACATGCGTCATTCGCCGGATTGGACTATGAGGCCCTCGGACTTCGCGGACTCCCCCTGGTCGAGTCGGGCACGCCGGCCGACACCGCCGAGGTGACGGCGTGATCAGTCCTTCGCTCGTGCCGTTGCTCGATGTCGTGAGCTGGTTTCCGACGGCCGATCCGCAGCAGCAGCCGAAGGCGATCGGCACGTATGTACTCGCCAGCGCCATCAAGATCGTCGTGGTGTTCGGACTGTACATGCTTGGCGTAGCGCTGTTGACGCTCGCTGAGCGTAAGCTCGCGGCGTGGTTTCAGGATCGGCGTGGTCCGAACCGGGCAGGGCCAGGCGGCATCCTGCAGCCCGTCGCTGACGGCATCAAGAATTTCATGAAGGAAGAAACGAACCCGGCCGCTGCCGATCGCTGGCTCTTTCTCATTGCGCCCGCGCTGGCCTTCATTCCTGCGATGCTCACATGGGCGGTGCTGCCGATCGCCTCCTCGCTGCCGACGCCGTGGGGGCTCATCGATATGGCCGTCGCTCCGCTGCCCGTCGGATTTCTTTTCACGCTCGCCATCTCGTCGCTTGGCGTGTACGGCATCGTGCTCGCCGGCTGGTCGTCGAACAACAAGTACGCGCTGCTAGGCGGACTGCGCTCGAGCGCGCAGATGATTTCGTACGAAATCGCGATGGGCATGTCGACGATCCCGGTCATCCTGCTCGCCGGCAACGTGTCGCTCACCACCATCGTGCAGCAGCAGTCGCACATGGGCTGGAACGTGCTGTCACTCACCGTGGCGTGGTTCACGTTTCTGGTGGCGGCGTTCGCCGAGACGAACCGCTTGCCGTTCGACTTGCCGGAAGCGGAGTCCGAGTTGGTGGCCGGATACCATACCGAGTACAGCGGCATGAAGTTTTCGATGTTCTTCATCGCCGAGTATGCGAACATGGCGACCGTGAGCGGTCTCACAGCCACGTTGTTCTTCGGTGGCTGGGACATCCCGTTTACCCAGTGGGACAATGTCGGCGCCTACAGCGCGCTGAAGACGCTGGCTACCATGTCGATGTTCGCGATTAAGACCGGTTTCTTCCTGTTCGTCTTCATGTGGGTGCGCTGGACGGTCCCGCGCTTCCGCTACGATCAGCTCATGTCGCTCGGCTGGAGTGTGATGCTGCCGATCGCCCTGGGTTACATCGTGGTGATCGCGGCCGCCACGTTGGGCCTCGATATGCTCGGCGTCGCTCGCGGACCGATGTTCTCGCTGGCGCTGCTCGGCATGAACATCGTGATCATCGCCGTACTGCTCGCCTGGCTCGATAAGGGCAAGTTGATCAGTCCGTCGAGCGCGCGCGTTGGTCCGACCGATCTCGAGCGATTGCGCGCGCGTGGGCTCGATCTGTCGCGTCGCCAGCTCGCTTCGCAGCGAGCGCCGGTGAGCGCGCCCGCGTTGTCGGCGTCGCTGACGGCGCTGCCCGTTGCAACCACGTTGATCGCTGAAGGAGGCGACTGATGGCCATTGGTGTGAAGGTCATGAATCGGCCTCTTGAGCGCGTGAGTTACGTGCGGGCGACGCTGAAAGGCATGGCCACCACGCTCAAGCACCTTGTGGATCCCCACAAGGTCACGATGCAGTACCCCGAGACGAAGTGGGATCTGTCGCCGCGCTGGCGCGGCACGCATCGCATGCTCACCACGGAAGACGGCAAGGCGAAATGCGTCGCCTGTGGCCTGTGCCCCACGGTCTGTCCGGCCAACTGCATCAAGCTCACGCCCGGTGAGGATGAGCAGGGCAATCGATATCCGCTCGTGTTCGAGATCGATGAGTTCCGCTGCATCTTCTGTGGATTCTGCCAGGAAGTGTGCCCCGAAGAGGCGATCCATCTGGGTCGTCACTACGAGAACGCGGAGTTCGATCGCGCGTCGTTCGTGTACGACCTCGAGCGCCTGATGGCGCAGACCCATCCGGTGAGCGAGCTCTGGGACCCCGCCGATCCGAAGGGCGAATGAACGGTTTCTACGAATTTCAGTTTTACCTGTTTTCGCTGCTCGCGATCGCGTCGGCGTTGCTGTTCGTCACGCGCAAGAATCCGGTGCCGGCCGCGCTGTGGCTGGTGAACGTGATGTTCGCACTGGCTGGACTGTACGTGATGCTTGATGCGCCGTTCGTCGGCGTGATACAGGTGCTCGTCTACGCCGGCGCCATCATGGTCGTGTTCGTTTTCGTGGTCATGCTGCTCAACCTTGGTCGCAGCGGTATCTCCGACATCCGGTCCCTGGGCTCACGCCTCGGGGCCGGCGCCGTCGGGCTGGCGTTGCTGGCAAATCTGCTGGTTGTTCAGCGGCAGAAGATTCCGCGCGTGGCGCTGGCACCCGAGATCGACAACGTCGTGGAGAATGTCGCCGCTTCGCTCTTTACCGATTACCTCGTGGCGTTCGAACTGACCAGTCTCGTATTGCTGGTGGCGGTCGTCGGCGCCGTCCTCCTCGCCAAGAAGCGGGTGCGACTATGATCTCCGAAGCGCTTATCGTGTCGGCGATTCTGTTCGTGATCGGTGTGGTCGGCGTGCTGACCCGCCGAAACGCGATCATCTTGTTCATGTGCGCCGAGCTGATGCTCAACGCGGTGAACCTCAGCTTCGTGGCGCTCGCCAAGATGCACAACGTGACGGGTCACGTCTTCGTGGTCATGGTCATGACGATCGCGGCGGCAGAAGCGGCCGTGGGACTGGCGATTCTCATCTCGGTGTACCGGCATTTTGGAACGGTGGATTTGTCCTCGCTCCGGACACTTCGCGGATGATCCCGACCATGCTTGGCGCGCTCATCCTGTTGCCGATCCTTGGCTTTCTGGCCAACGGATCGATCGCGTTCTTCGGCAGGCGGCCGGACGGCGACACGGCGACCAGCGCGCGCCACCCGCTCGTCACCCTGATTGGTCCGGGCGTGATTCTGGCCGCGTTCGGCATCGCCGTCGCGCTGTTCCTCGACATGCAGCGTGCTCCTGAGCAGGCGCTGCACATCGTGCGCTATGGGCAGTGGATGCCGGTCGGCAATCTGGTGGTCGACTGGAGCCTCCAGCTTGACCAGCTGTCGATCCTGATGGTGCTGGTGATCACCGGCGTCGGTTCGCTGATCCATCTCTTTTCCATCGGCTACATGCGCGACGATGCGAGCTACGCGCGATACTTCGCGTATCTCAATCTGTTTGTGGCCTTCATGCTGGTGCTGGTGCTGGGCGCGAGTTACCCGGTGCTCTTCGTGGGCTGGGAGGGTGTCGGTCTTGCGTCGTACCTGCTGATCGGATTCTGGTTCAGCGACAAGGCGAATGCCGAAGCGGGCAAGAAGGCGTTCGTGGTGAATCGCGTTGGCGACTTCGGATTCCTCGTCGCCATGTTCTTGATCTGGGTCACCACGCAGAAGCTCGACTTCATCGGAGCGCACGCGGCACTTGGTGGCATGGCCGGTACCCCGGTAGTGCTGGCGATTGCGCTGTTTCTGTTCATCGGCTGCGCGGGGAAGAGTGCGCAGCTGCCGCTGTACATCTGGCTTCCCGACGCCATGGCCGGTCCGACGCCGGTGTCGGCGCTGATCCACGCCGCCACCATGGTGACCGCCGGTGTGTATCTCGTCGCGCGCGCCGCTCCGATCTTCTCCGGTGCTCCGGAAGCGTCGCTGGTGATCACGGCCGTTGGCGCGCTCACCGCGCTCTTCGCCGCCACGATCGCGCTGCGTCAGTGGGATATCAAGAAGGTGCTGGCGTACTCCACGGTATCGCAGCTGGGGTACATGTTCGTCGGTGTGGGCAGCGGTGCGTACACCGCCGGCGTGTTTCATCTCGTCACGCATGCATTCTTCAAGGCGCTGCTGTTTCTCGGCGCCGGCTCGGTGATTCACGCCATGCACCACGCGTATCACCACACGCATCGCGATGACGACCCGCAGGATCTGCGCAACATGGGTGGCCTGGCCAAGTACATGCCAGCGACTGCCGCCGCGATGACCCTCGCCACGCTGGCGATCGCGGGAATTCCACCGCTGGCCGGATTCTTCTCGAAGGACGAGATCCTCGCGTCGGTGTTCGCGCGCGCGCACGGTAGCCCGCTCGCCAGCGCCTCGTTGCTCGGCATTCCCGGCAGCACCGTGCTGTACCTCGCGTACGGCATCGGTGTGCTGACGGCGCTGCTCACAGCGGTCTATATGACGCGCATGCTACTGCTCGCCTTCTACGGCAACAGCCGTACGGGAGAGGCGGAGCAGGAGATGCTGCACGAGGCGCCCGCTATCATGACCGCACCGGTGCTGGTGCTCGGTGCCCTGACGGTGATCGGCGGCTGGCTCAATCTTCCGGCTCTTATCCCGCTCGGCCCGGTCGGCATTCTTGAACGCTGGCTCGAGCCGGTGACTGGAAGCAGTGCCACCCGGCTGGCGGGTACCGGCCATCTCGACCATCGAACGGAGACGTTGCTGGTCGCGGTGGCCACCACGGTCGCTGTGGTCGGTATCGCGATTGCGCTACTGCGCTACCGAAAGCCGATCGCCGACAAGGCGCACTCGCCGGTTGATGACAGCCTCCTCGCGCGTGCGTACCACGTGGATGGATTGGTGGACGCGATCATCGTGCGACCGATTTCCGCATTCGCCAATGTGGTGCTCACGCGAGGCGTGGAAACGGGCGTGGATCGCACGTTCAGCGCCGGCGGATCGATGTTGTCGCGAACCGCAGCCCTCGTGGGCAGCAAGTTGCAGGATGGAGACGTGGGAAAATACGCCTGGCTGTTGGCCGCCGGTGCGCTCGCGATTCTGGCTGCCCTCACCCTGAGCTGACCGATGCGCGATTTTCTTCTCTCAATCGGCGCCTCGCAGTGGGTGCTGCCGGCCATGCTGCTCTGGCCCATGGCGGCGGCGTTACTGGTGCGCTTCGGTGGGCGCGACATGTCGCGCAACGAGGACGGCACTGAAGCGCCGAGTGGCGGGCCGGACGCCCGCACACTCACGCTCGCTGCGCTGTCCATCGAAGCGCTGCTCAGCCTCGTGCTGTGGGCGACCTACGATCCGTCCACGACAGGATGGCAGGCGCGCGTAGACCTGCCGTGGCTGACCGACATCGGTGCCACCATCAGTCTTGGCGTCGATGGACTCTCGCTGCCCATGGTCGTCATGACGGCGATCGTCCTGCCGCTCGCGTTGCTCGGGTCGTGGAACAACGTACGCGTGCGCACGCCGGCGTTCGGCGCCCTCGCGCTGTTGCTCACCACAGGACTGATCGGCGTGTTCGTTACGCTCGACCTCCTCGCCTTCTATCTCGCGTGGGAGCTGATGTTGATTCCCACGTATTTCCTCATCGGCGTCTGGGGCGCGGCGGGGCAATCGCGTGCCGGCCTGCGGTATGTGCTGTTCACGCTGGTCGGCTCGCTGCTGATGCTGGTGGCGATACTGGCCCTGTGGACGTTGGGCGGTGGCACGTCGTTCCATATCGATCAGCTCATGGGACTCGCGCTCACCCCGCGCGCACAGCTGTGGATGTTCGGCGCGTTCTTCCTCGCATTCGCGGTGAAATCGGCGCTGGTGCCGTTCCACACATGGTTGCCGGATGCGCAAGGTGCTGCGCCGACCTTTGCCGCCGTCACCCTCGGCATCAAAGTCGGCGCCTACGCCATCCTTCGATTTGCCATTCCGCTCTTTCCCGCCGCCGCCATGGAACCGACGGTGCGTGGAACGATCCTGGTGCTGTCGGTGATCGCGATTGTCTATGGCGCGCTGCTCGCCATGTCGCAGCGCGACATGAAGCGCATGGTGTCGTACAGCTCGATCAGCCACCTCGGCTTCATCATGCTCGGCTGCTTCGCTCTCACGCAGCAGGCTGTGCAAGGGGCTGTACTGAGCATCGTCAATAGCGGTATCTCCACTACGGCGCTCTTCCTGCTGGTCGGCATGCTCGAGGACCGTCGCGGCACCACCGACATGACGGGCTTCGGTGGAATCGCCCGAGTCGTCCCCATGTTCAGCGTCATGCTGACGCTGGTGATGCTGTCCACCATCGGCTTGCCCGGCACCAACGGATTCGTCGGCGAGTTCCTCGTGCTGATCGGCACGTACGCGGAGCGCCCGGTACTCGCAGTGATTGCGACCAGCGGCGTGATCTTCGCGGCGGCGTACGGTCTTCGAGCGCTGCAGCGCGTCCTGTTCGAACGGATCGACACCGCCAAGAATGGAGCGCTGACCGACTTCACCGGCCGCGAGCGCGTGGTGATGGCGGCGTTCGCCATCGCGATCATCTACCTCGGCGTGTCGCCGCAGCCGATGCTGCAGCGTATCGAGGGCGCCTCACAGAACATCATCGAGTCGGTGCGCTTCGGTCCGAATGCCGCGACTTCGCTCCCCAACGTCTCCGTGGTCCGCTGATGGGCGCTACCCTTTCGGCCGGCGCGCTCTTCCGCGCGCTGGCCCCTGAACTTCTGCTCGCCGCCGGCGCGATGGTCCTGCTGCTGGCGACGGTCTGGAATCCGCAGAGCAACGAGGCGGCCATGGCGGAAGGGGCCGAGAAGACCAGTACACTGACCCGTTTCGGCGTGGTGCTCTGTCTGCTCGTCGGCCTCGTCGTGATGATCGCGTGGGGAGATGGCGTGAATGGCACGCCCGATCAGCGCATTGCCGGCGACGGCTTCCGCTGGGCGATCGATCTCGTGATTCTGCTCGGCACGGTGCTATCGCTCATCTTGCTCGACGCCGAGCACCACAGGAGTGCTGCGTTCAGTCCGGAAGTACCCGTACTCATGTTGCTGGCGGCGACGGGCATGATGGTCCTCGCCGCGGCGCGCGATCTGATGTTCGTGTTCCTCGGCATCGAGTTGATGTCCCTCGCCATCTACGTGCTCGCCGGAGTGAACCGTCGTAGCGCTCGCGGCGCCGAGGCGGCGGTGAAGTATTTCTTGCTCGGATCGGTGTCCTCCGCATTCCTGCTGTATGGCATCGCGCTGATCTACGGGGCAACGGGCAGTACGCGCCTGGTGGACATCGCGCAGTGGGTCTCAACGCAGCAGAGCCTCGGGCCGATGTTCATCGTCGGTATCGGTCTCCTGCTCGTCGGCTTTGGGTTCAAAGTCGCGGCCGCTCCGTTTCATCTGTGGACGCCCGACGTCTATGACGGCGCGCCGTTGCCGATCACGGCGTTCATGTCGGCTTGCGTGAAGACCGCGGCCTTCGCCGTCTTCGCACGGGTGATGATCGAAGCGATGCCGGGTGCCGCTGCACGCTGGCACTCCGCGATGTGGTGGCTCGCGGTGGTGACGATGGTCGCGGGCAACGTGTTCGCACTGTCGCAGAAGAATCTGGTGCGATTGCTCGCGTACTCCAGCGTCGCGCACGCTGGCTACCTCCTCGTCACGATCGTGGTGGCCTCGACCGCTGGCACGACGGCGCTGGTCTTCTATGCCGTGTCCTACACGTTGGCCACGATGGGTGCCTTCGGCGTGCTGATCATCATCAATGCTGGGCGCGACCGGTCGCCCACGCTCGACGATATCGCCGGCCTGTGGTTGGTCCGACCGTGGCTTGCGGTCTCGATGGCGGTGTTCCTGCTCGCATTCATGGGCATGCCGCTGGTCGGTGGCATGGGCTTCTTCGCCAAGTGGTATCTCCTGCAAGCCGCATTGCAGGCCTCGACGCCGCAGACTATTCTCGCGGTCATCGTGGTACTCAGCAGTGTTGTCTCGGCGGCGTATTATCTGTCCGTCATCTCGGCGATGTTCATGCGCCCGCGTCCCGAAGGTCAGCCCGTGCCGTCCACCATTCCGATGGCGCAATCGCTGATCACCATTACCTGTGTGCTGTTGCTCGCGCTCGGCGTCTATCCCACCCCCATGATCGAACTCGCCCGTCGCGCACTCCCGGGGACCGCCGCGTCCGCCGGCGTGCCGACGACGAACGGCGCACCACGACTGCAGGCTGCGAGCCTCGTCCGTTGAGTGCCGTCGTTGCGCACGGCGTGATTTCTTCCCCGACTTTCGTCACTCTACGATAATGTCCATCAGTCAGACGATCTTCCGGCAGTACGACGTCCGCGGCATCGTGGGTACCGACCTCACTGAAGAAGTGGCCTACGGACTCGGACGCGGCTACGCGGCCTATCTCGACGCCAACGGCATCACGGGCGCCGTAGCGGTCGGACGCGATAACCGGCCGAGTGGCGATGCGCTGCGCGACGCGCTCGTGCGCGGACTCACCGAGTGCGGTGTCGATGTTGTGGACGTGGGCGTGGTCCCGACACCGCTGTTGTATTGGACGCTGCATCACGAGCCCGTGGTCGGCGGCATCCAGATTACCGGTTCGCACAATCCGCCTGAGTACAACGGCTTCAAGATGTGCGTCGGCACAGGATCGCTGCATGGTGAAGAGATCCAGGTGCTGTACCGGCTGATCACCGGCGGCGCCTTTCCGTCCGGCGCCGGTACGGTGCGACATGTTCCGGTCATCGACCGCTACGTCAGCGACATCGCGACGCGGGTCGGTCGGATCACGCGCCCCGACGGATCGACGCTGAAGGTCGTGTACGACTGTGGCAACGGAGCGGCTGCACTGGTCGCGCCGCAGCTGATGACCGCGCTCGGTATCGACGGGATCGGTCTGTTCACCGAAAGTGATGGAACGTTCCCCAATCATCACCCCGATCCGACGGTTCCCGAGAACCTCGAGGACTGCATTTCGGCAGTGAAGGCGAGTGGCGCCGAGATCGGCGTGGCCTTCGATGGCGACGCCGATCGCATCGGCGTCGTTGATCGCGACGGTCGCATCATCTGGGGCGATCATATTCTCATTCTCTACGCGCGGGACGTCCTTGCCCGCACCGGTGCCGGTCAGCCGATCATCTTCGATGTGAAGTGCTCGCAGGCGTTGATGGA
This region of Gemmatimonas groenlandica genomic DNA includes:
- a CDS encoding 2Fe-2S iron-sulfur cluster-binding protein, producing the protein MADVKMVSLTIEGRPVTVPDGMSILEAAKTAGVLIPHYCYHPGLPVAGVCRMCLVEVEKFPKLAPACATSVGEGQVVHVHSPKALEARKGVLEFLLINHPLDCPICDQAGECELQDYTFAEGRADSRYREPKRFNPVEDFGGDVLYVQNRCILCTRCVRFMSDVAQEPVLNVSERGDRAFIGKAEGHDLTNPWAGNVVDLCPVGALLSKDFLNRARAWELDRAPTVCTGCSQGCNAVAETRDNVVVRLKPRANDQVNQYYMCEVGRQGYREFNRRDRADQPLVRRGNALAIAEWDDAIASAARALSGRRLVVLASPNLSNEALFLLERMLVAVDGAGVFRLERGVEAPLPGAPDLALRNERAANATAARLLGFTETEAVGSSLGDGDALLIVGDQLDGIGSADLDRASSIVYVGTALPASLEARAVVVLPITNIVEEEGTLTNLRGRVQRFLQAKAAPGVARPTWYVLADLLAAVGGDGRFFMPAEVFAALAATHASFAGLDYEALGLRGLPLVESGTPADTAEVTA
- a CDS encoding NuoI/complex I 23 kDa subunit family protein; amino-acid sequence: MAIGVKVMNRPLERVSYVRATLKGMATTLKHLVDPHKVTMQYPETKWDLSPRWRGTHRMLTTEDGKAKCVACGLCPTVCPANCIKLTPGEDEQGNRYPLVFEIDEFRCIFCGFCQEVCPEEAIHLGRHYENAEFDRASFVYDLERLMAQTHPVSELWDPADPKGE
- a CDS encoding NADH-quinone oxidoreductase subunit J, producing MNGFYEFQFYLFSLLAIASALLFVTRKNPVPAALWLVNVMFALAGLYVMLDAPFVGVIQVLVYAGAIMVVFVFVVMLLNLGRSGISDIRSLGSRLGAGAVGLALLANLLVVQRQKIPRVALAPEIDNVVENVAASLFTDYLVAFELTSLVLLVAVVGAVLLAKKRVRL
- the nuoK gene encoding NADH-quinone oxidoreductase subunit NuoK, translating into MISEALIVSAILFVIGVVGVLTRRNAIILFMCAELMLNAVNLSFVALAKMHNVTGHVFVVMVMTIAAAEAAVGLAILISVYRHFGTVDLSSLRTLRG
- the nuoL gene encoding NADH-quinone oxidoreductase subunit L — protein: MIPTMLGALILLPILGFLANGSIAFFGRRPDGDTATSARHPLVTLIGPGVILAAFGIAVALFLDMQRAPEQALHIVRYGQWMPVGNLVVDWSLQLDQLSILMVLVITGVGSLIHLFSIGYMRDDASYARYFAYLNLFVAFMLVLVLGASYPVLFVGWEGVGLASYLLIGFWFSDKANAEAGKKAFVVNRVGDFGFLVAMFLIWVTTQKLDFIGAHAALGGMAGTPVVLAIALFLFIGCAGKSAQLPLYIWLPDAMAGPTPVSALIHAATMVTAGVYLVARAAPIFSGAPEASLVITAVGALTALFAATIALRQWDIKKVLAYSTVSQLGYMFVGVGSGAYTAGVFHLVTHAFFKALLFLGAGSVIHAMHHAYHHTHRDDDPQDLRNMGGLAKYMPATAAAMTLATLAIAGIPPLAGFFSKDEILASVFARAHGSPLASASLLGIPGSTVLYLAYGIGVLTALLTAVYMTRMLLLAFYGNSRTGEAEQEMLHEAPAIMTAPVLVLGALTVIGGWLNLPALIPLGPVGILERWLEPVTGSSATRLAGTGHLDHRTETLLVAVATTVAVVGIAIALLRYRKPIADKAHSPVDDSLLARAYHVDGLVDAIIVRPISAFANVVLTRGVETGVDRTFSAGGSMLSRTAALVGSKLQDGDVGKYAWLLAAGALAILAALTLS
- a CDS encoding complex I subunit 4 family protein: MRDFLLSIGASQWVLPAMLLWPMAAALLVRFGGRDMSRNEDGTEAPSGGPDARTLTLAALSIEALLSLVLWATYDPSTTGWQARVDLPWLTDIGATISLGVDGLSLPMVVMTAIVLPLALLGSWNNVRVRTPAFGALALLLTTGLIGVFVTLDLLAFYLAWELMLIPTYFLIGVWGAAGQSRAGLRYVLFTLVGSLLMLVAILALWTLGGGTSFHIDQLMGLALTPRAQLWMFGAFFLAFAVKSALVPFHTWLPDAQGAAPTFAAVTLGIKVGAYAILRFAIPLFPAAAMEPTVRGTILVLSVIAIVYGALLAMSQRDMKRMVSYSSISHLGFIMLGCFALTQQAVQGAVLSIVNSGISTTALFLLVGMLEDRRGTTDMTGFGGIARVVPMFSVMLTLVMLSTIGLPGTNGFVGEFLVLIGTYAERPVLAVIATSGVIFAAAYGLRALQRVLFERIDTAKNGALTDFTGRERVVMAAFAIAIIYLGVSPQPMLQRIEGASQNIIESVRFGPNAATSLPNVSVVR
- a CDS encoding NADH-quinone oxidoreductase subunit N — protein: MGATLSAGALFRALAPELLLAAGAMVLLLATVWNPQSNEAAMAEGAEKTSTLTRFGVVLCLLVGLVVMIAWGDGVNGTPDQRIAGDGFRWAIDLVILLGTVLSLILLDAEHHRSAAFSPEVPVLMLLAATGMMVLAAARDLMFVFLGIELMSLAIYVLAGVNRRSARGAEAAVKYFLLGSVSSAFLLYGIALIYGATGSTRLVDIAQWVSTQQSLGPMFIVGIGLLLVGFGFKVAAAPFHLWTPDVYDGAPLPITAFMSACVKTAAFAVFARVMIEAMPGAAARWHSAMWWLAVVTMVAGNVFALSQKNLVRLLAYSSVAHAGYLLVTIVVASTAGTTALVFYAVSYTLATMGAFGVLIIINAGRDRSPTLDDIAGLWLVRPWLAVSMAVFLLAFMGMPLVGGMGFFAKWYLLQAALQASTPQTILAVIVVLSSVVSAAYYLSVISAMFMRPRPEGQPVPSTIPMAQSLITITCVLLLALGVYPTPMIELARRALPGTAASAGVPTTNGAPRLQAASLVR
- a CDS encoding phosphomannomutase/phosphoglucomutase, translating into MSISQTIFRQYDVRGIVGTDLTEEVAYGLGRGYAAYLDANGITGAVAVGRDNRPSGDALRDALVRGLTECGVDVVDVGVVPTPLLYWTLHHEPVVGGIQITGSHNPPEYNGFKMCVGTGSLHGEEIQVLYRLITGGAFPSGAGTVRHVPVIDRYVSDIATRVGRITRPDGSTLKVVYDCGNGAAALVAPQLMTALGIDGIGLFTESDGTFPNHHPDPTVPENLEDCISAVKASGAEIGVAFDGDADRIGVVDRDGRIIWGDHILILYARDVLARTGAGQPIIFDVKCSQALMDGIEKAGGIPVMWKTGHSLIKDKMKEMHAPIAGEMSGHMFFTESFYGHDDALYAAARLLRIIADSGTRIDELLADVPPFVSTPELRIDTDEESKFAIVARAAAHFKATHEVIDVDGVRVLFGDGWGLLRASNTQPVIVARFEASSAERLAEIRDTMEGWLHTQGVSL